In Lactuca sativa cultivar Salinas chromosome 5, Lsat_Salinas_v11, whole genome shotgun sequence, the DNA window GGACGGGTAGTGATGTGCAAGCAACAGGTAATCATTTCATATCAAAGAGATAAGGTTACAACTGAAATGATGAAATTACCCctgcaatattttattaaaaaatgagtTAACGGTGAAATGCTAACGGAGTGAGtcggaaggaccatttgttaaaagttttgaaaccacagggaccatctgtgaggtttttgaacttaaggactaaacttgatattattggaaaccacagggaccatttttgaagttttatctTTCGAAAATGTTTACGAAATGGTTACTATGCAAATACTCTTACAACTATGGTTTGATCGTAGCCCTTAttgcaaaacaaaaaaaaaattaataccacTAATCTAGTGAGAGGCATGCAGTGGCGTAGCCAagattttgttttaggataggccaaataatatacaaaatatgAACCAATGACAAAATTCTTCAAACGATAACaaaatataactatatatgcattcttaactaaattgtttattttatgttgcACACCATGTTGCCTTAcattattaaaataatctaaaataGAGTGTAATCGAAATAGGCAACAATGTATCATTTTCTACAAATTTCAAGTTTTGAATGGAATAGACCATATCACAACCCTGTTTCCTTCtatttaacaaaaatatatattacatattatatatatatatatatacacacacacacacacacatatatatatatatatatatatgtgtgtgtgtgtgtgtgtgtgtatgaaacATTAATTTTGTGTGGGTTGGCCAAGGCCCACTCTTGTACTATATTGGCTACACCCCTGGAGGCACTTAAGTGTTAGATCTAAAGGATCGAGTTTGTTGTTAGTAAAATAATTTTAATAATGAGAAGATAAATTAttactaaaactgtaagcattgTTTGCTGTAAactttaattaaaataatgattATTTTGGAAATGAAACTTTCTATAATTTTTGGGTAAACTTTTATAAATCGACTAATCCTCATGTTATGGTTTCATTGCCACATGGGGTAATGTTGGAATATGAACATGAGCCACTGAGTTATTCACCATATTTTTCACATATCTTACTAAATCAAAAGGAAAATACATAATCACTTCTATCAGGCCCCAACTCTTCAATAACAACTTTAGAAGGAGACTTGTAATAACTAGCTACCCTTGTCTGACCAGTTTCAATATACACCATAATAAGTCTGTGTTTAGGGACATATGATACGATTTTAAGTACATCTTGATCATTACCTAAAGGCATTAAGCCATACTCCAAAGGGTATTCAGGGATACAGAAATGGTAGTAAAGGGTTTGCTCAGTTTTGTACCCTAGTTCTCGAACCATGTCGTCAAGCTCATGAACTGAAAATAAATCAGTGTCAACATCATCTACATATGCTACAACAGCATCGATGTATTTCCTTCCaggtgctttggtgaagacaccaTTGTAGTGTATCTTCAACGTGAAATAATTGTCATAACCTTCTGTAAACACAAAGAGTAAAATCAATGATTTCCTTACGTCAACACAATAGACCAAGAAAAAACAAGTTTTTTTGTAGTATTGTATCGTATCTTTTTCCTAAGTCCTCCACGGTTACAAATTTTTCTCGAAAACACCATATTGATAGCACTATTACAATTTCTGCAGcttaaaaccctaaatcccaatTCCTGTTCTTGCTTCTACAATGGGAATGAACCTGATGAATAAAGATGTAACTGGTTATCTTCTTGGGAGAGGGACGGGTAGTGATGTGCAAGCAACAGGTAACCATTTCATATCAAAGAGAGAAGGTTACAACTGAAATGACGAAATTACCCctgcaatattttattaaaaaatgagtTAACGGTGAAATGCTAACGGAGTGAGtcggaaggaccatttgttaaaagttttgaaaccacagggaccatctgtgaggtttttgaacttatggactaaacttgatattattggaaaccacagggaccatttttgaagttttatctTTCGAAAATGTTTACGAAATGGTTACTATGCAAATACTCTCACAACTATGGTTTGATCGTAGCCCTTAttgcaaaacaaaaaaaaaattaataccacTAATCTAGTGAGAGGCATGCTGTGGCGTAGCCAggattttgttttaggataggccaaataatatacaaaatatgAACCAATGACAAAATTCTTCAAAAGATAACaaaatataactatatatgcattcttaactaaattgtttattttatgttgcACACCATGTTGCCTTAcattattaaaataatctaaaatGGAGTGTAATCGAAATAGGCAACAATATATCATTTTCTACAAATTTCAAGTTTTGAATGGAATAGACCATATCACAACCCTAATTCCTTCtatttaacaaaaatatatattacacattatatatatatatatatatatatatatatatatatatatatatatatatatatgtgtgtgtgtgtgtgtgtgtgtgtgaaacgTTAATTTTGTGTGGGTTGGCCAAGGCCCACTCTTGTCCTATATTGACTACACCCCTGGAGGCACGTAAGTGTTAGATTTAAAGGATCGAGTTTGTTGTTAGTAAAATAATTTTAATAATGAGAAGATAAATTatcactaaaactgtaagcattgTTTGCTGTAAACTTTAATTAAAATAGTGATTATTTTGGAAGAAATGAAACTTTCTATAATTTTTGGGTAAACTTTTATAAATAGACTAATCCTCATGGCTTGATAAAAATTTCCATTTCGTTGCATCCAAGATTTTTGTTCTGACAATCGTATGAAGAATGGATGCGAGAAAAAGACTCTCATTCCCAGTTTCCTATTTATTTTATTGAATATTGTTATTGTATTGAGTATTGAAGTGAAGTAAAAAATTGGAAACTCTTTCTTTTCTAACAgagaaaaagaaatagaaaaagatTAGTAATTTActatacataacataaaaattagaATGTTGATTCCAAATTAAGAGCAATGCCTATTGTACCCTCTTCAAATTCTACTAATTCACCCGTCATTACTTCATCAAGACCATGAATACGAGCAATGTCATCACCTACTTGAAGTACGGTACCGGTATTTACAATCTTTACTTCTCTATTATATTGCTCAATACGTTCACGGATAATATTACTAATTTCGTCGGCTTGAATGGTTACCATGAGTATTTCTTAAttctttttttggaaaaaaaataaatcaaaaataatgcCTAAAGTAGAAGGACTAATCCGTTATTTCTTTCATCGCCCCCAATATGCCAATATTGGCACTGATAGTACGTAAATGTAACTCGCTGTTTAAACAACTATTCAGAGTTCCTAGAGCTCCTTGTAAGGCTTGTTGGAAAACCCGTTGTCGGACTTGATTACTCGCTTTTTGTTGTTCAAAATTTATAGtttcatttttgtaattttctagTTGTTCCAAAGTCTTATAAGTTGAATCAATCAAATTCAATTTTTCTCGCTCTATCTCAGAGTATCCATTCACATGAGCCACCGAGTTATTCACCATATTTTTCACATATCTTATCTTactaaattaaaagaaaaatacatAATCACTTCTAATTTCATGTTTGAATTCCAAAAAATATACTGTATCAAAGTTAATAATTGTATGTTTACTTAGGTCACAGGCATACCCATATTATTAtcattttaattttatgtttacGGATTTAATATACAACTAACTTGAAATTACTATTTTCCTTTTTAAttcgttttttttatatatttttatattaatattaatgtatttataattaaaaaaggAAATAGGCCCACAACACTCACTCTACCCATCTATCTTTTGTATCTCTTTTATCTCTATGCATATGTGTTTAAATGCATTTTATGCATTATGGACATCTATTCCATATCTTTACATCgcttttaggttttaaatgttaTGCATTTTGTATATTTTAGGACTTTTATGTAAATTCGTGTAACATTTTCTTTGCATGCTTTTTAAACTTCTTAATGTGGTTTGAAGTTTTGAACACTCTTAAGATGTTGTTCGGAAGCTGTTGGTCAAGTTTCATGAAGAATGAAGCTCATATGTAAAAGTCAAAAAGATTCAAAGAAATAGTCATTTATAGAATATTACAAGGTCAAGTTAGGCTTTGCCTAGGATTTGACTCAATCGAGTACATCAAAAAACACAGTTTGACACTCTAGAAGTTCGACTCAGTTGAGTTAAAACCACCTTGGATTTAAATAGGTTGAGTCGAGTTaaaaggtcaaaaagtcaacatttGATCTCTGGGTTTGGTGACACGATCGTTTTACATTTGTTCGTTGAGTTGACTCAAGCAAGTCAAGTAAAACTTGGGATGTACAtttaaaaaactatatatatatatatatatatatatatatatatatatatatatatatatatatatatatatagggttaggttcatttgagaccacttatattttgtgagaccgtgagacgcatttgtttattttttttttattttttttttattttttttagttaattcatgttccgaaaataatatttaaaaaaagaattttttgatttttccgtattttaaaattatttttagaatatgtacagtgtaatattctatttagaatatttcacgtatttttcaaaaaaaatagaattttttttttattttttttaattttttttagttaattcaagttccgaaaataatatttaaaaaaagaatttttagatttttccatttattttgcattttaaaattattttttagaatatgtcagtgaaatattctatttagaatatttcacgtatttttcaaaaaaaaaaacgaattttttttatatttttttatattttttttatattttttttagttaattcaagttccgaaaataacatttaaaaaaagaattttggatttttccatttattttggattttaaaattatttttagatttggtctcacggtctcacaaaattagaatggtctcaaatgaacctgaacctatatatatatatatatatatatatatatatatatatatatatatatatatatatatatatatatatatatatatatatatatatatatatatatatatatatatatatatatatacacacaatgTCATTATCTCGGTAATTCTCAAAATGGAGCAGGAAGACGAGTTTGGGAGCAAAGAAACACTAACGAACACATTATGGAGTTGCTATTCGGTATTTTTATAAATTGATTTGTAAAACTCTTATCAACTATATCTATGGATTCGCGTTTTAGCCATGATTGACTAAAAACCTTTATATTCCGGTTCTTGTTTTTTATTCGACTATGTGTGATTCATTATATCGGATTGATGTTTTAGATTTTGACTTTAACCTATTCATGTTttggttttaataaaatatttaagtttatgtttTTGTGTGAATAGTCACGCGAATTGGTTTGAGTTATAGTAAAGTTTGTTAATTTATGAAATTcttaattattttataaattaacATAAAAAACAATGATTGTTTCTTAACTCGGATTAATTTCGttgtaaacataaaattatatacttttatgtttttaaatttgtAATAAATATTGAATattattgaaaatatttataaaGAACTTAATATAAGTTTTCAAACAAAACCTAAAAACTTATTTGGAATAGAGTTAGAATAGGTATATAAAAAGAGCTtgttttaacttatatatatatatatatatatatatatatatatatatatatatatatatatatatatatatatatatatatatatatttatttttttattttttatcctTGTCCATGCTATTCAGCAAACTataggaccaaatttgcaattaCTCTAAAAAGAAAGAAGATAATTAACACGTGGAGAACGTCTTTTGCATCGACTAAAGATCGACTTTGACTTAACGATAAACCATTCATGATTCATCCCACCAAATTCCAAACATTTCCCCAAGTTTCCGGTCACCACTTTCCGCCCTTTCAGAACAACCCCCAATCCCCACACAGACTCACACACTAACCGCTTGCCTCTCTGAAAATGGGTTGGCTATGGTGGATTTCagctctcttcttcttcttcctcttccccCTTACCTCCCTTTCAACGTCGTACACCTCTGATCTCTTCCGACAATGGTGCCAACAACACGGGAAATCCTATTCCACCGAAGAAGAGAATCTCTACAGGTTCAATGTTTTCGAAGACAACTACGCTTACATTATTCGTCACAACAGTAATTCCAATTCTTCTTATACGCTTTCTCTCAATTCCTTTGCCGATCTCACTCACCACGAGTTCAAACTTGCTCGATTACGCGGCCTCTCCGCTTCTGCTGCTTCCGATGATCTGATTAGGCTTAATCGCGGTAGTTCGTTGATTGAATCATCCAGTTATTTACCTAAATCTTTGGATTGGAGAGATAAAGGAGCAGTTACTAATGTCAAAGATCAAGGGAGTTGTGGTATGTGTTTATGTATATATCTGTTCAAATTATTTTCATCTATTGCGATTAGGTTTCGCTTTCTATTGCTTGGAATATTCAATACATCTAGGTCAATGAATCTCCTATGAGTTCGGTTGTAGGTTAATCCTTGTTCTGATTTTTATACCCCAGAGGATGAGGTTCTGTGATGATGATTTGAGATATTAGTTTTCATTTTTGTTCAATGACTATTTTGATGTTACTTCTCTATCATATTTTACTTGTTCTCCATGGAAACCACAGATGCTGACCAACAATCTATCTCTTCATGTTTGTTTGATGATCTGATAGAGCATGATTGCATGCATTTACCATCTCCATCCCAAAACGAATTAGCCTTTCTCTTATTAAATTGAAATGATAATCAATCTCCAGAATGATTTCCTCATGATTTACATTATGCAATTAGGTTTTAtcttcattttcattatatattgaGCAAGAAAAATCTGGTTTTGTTGAACAGGTGCATGCTGGTCATTCTCAGCCACAGGGGCAATGGAAGGAATCAATCAAATCGTAACAGGATCCCTCATCAGCCTTTCTGAACAGGAGCTGGTTGATTGTGACAAAAGCTTCAACAGTGGCTGTGAGGGTGGACTCATGGATTACGCCTATGAATTTGTAATAAAAAACAAAGGAATTGATACTGAAGATGATTACCCATATCAAGCCAAACAAACTTCTTGCAATAAAAACAAAGTAATCTAGTGATCTATCTTTATGTTCATAATTCATTAGGCATTAACCCCATTGTTTTCTTGTTGTGTAAACCACAGAGAAAGAGAAACATTGTCACCATTGATGGTTACAATGATATTCCTGAAAACAACGAAGATCAGCTACTTAAAGCTGTTGCAAATCAACCTGTGAGTGTGGGTATATGTGGAAGTGAAAGAGCCTTTCAGTTATACTCAAAGGTTAGTAATTTAGTATAGTACACAAATCAAGAGCCTTTCAATTGAAAAGGTCATTTTGGTAATTTTGTGATTTGAATGGCTTTCATTAACCAGGGGATATTCACGGGGCCATGTTCAACTGCTTTAGACCATGCAGTGTTAATAGTTGGATACGATTCAAAAGATGGAGTTGATTACTGGATTATAAAGAACTCATGGGGAAACTCATGGGGGATAAATGGTTACATGTATATGGCACGTAATACAGGGGATTCACATGGTCTATGTGGGATCAACATGCTTGCTTCTTACCCAATCAAAACTAGCCCTAATCCACCTCCTTCACCTACCCCAAAACCAGTTAAATGTAATCTGTTTTCATGGTGTAGTGAAGGTGAAACATGTTGTTGTGCTTCAAATTTTCTTGGGATTTGCTTGAAATGGACTTGCTGTGAGTTGAATGCTGCTGTATGCTGTAAGGATCATCGCCATTGTTGCCCTTCTGATTATCCCATTTGTGATTCTGAAAGAAACTTGTGTCTCAAGGTTAGTTTCTTCCCTTCTTGATTTATGACCAATTTATGATATTTCTCTTCAGTGAATTGCGATTG includes these proteins:
- the LOC111907770 gene encoding low-temperature-induced cysteine proteinase; the protein is MGWLWWISALFFFFLFPLTSLSTSYTSDLFRQWCQQHGKSYSTEEENLYRFNVFEDNYAYIIRHNSNSNSSYTLSLNSFADLTHHEFKLARLRGLSASAASDDLIRLNRGSSLIESSSYLPKSLDWRDKGAVTNVKDQGSCGACWSFSATGAMEGINQIVTGSLISLSEQELVDCDKSFNSGCEGGLMDYAYEFVIKNKGIDTEDDYPYQAKQTSCNKNKRKRNIVTIDGYNDIPENNEDQLLKAVANQPVSVGICGSERAFQLYSKGIFTGPCSTALDHAVLIVGYDSKDGVDYWIIKNSWGNSWGINGYMYMARNTGDSHGLCGINMLASYPIKTSPNPPPSPTPKPVKCNLFSWCSEGETCCCASNFLGICLKWTCCELNAAVCCKDHRHCCPSDYPICDSERNLCLKQTNNGTLAIQPKKNSDSGNSGGRSTLHKQYF